Sequence from the Amycolatopsis sp. NBC_00345 genome:
CCTGTAGCGCAATGGGCGGAGCGGCTCGCTCTCTTCACCGGGAACTCTGGTCAATGACTTTCCGGAGCCAGAGAAACGAGTGACGAGAATTCCTGGCAGGCGACAGGAAAATGCCCAACCGCATCGACTTTGCAGTTCCGGGCTGGACACCTTCACACTCAGTAACGCGCCCTAAGCAACGCGATATCCGAGCTCGACTTCACCATGAGAGAGCACCAGTGAGACCTCATCCCCTCGTTTCGCGGCTGCTTACTACCGTCGCGGCGCTCGCCGTCGCCTCCGGCCTACTGGCCGGAGGCCCCGCGGCTGCGGTGAGCGGTGGTACGACAGTGCCCGACAAGACCTACGACTTCATCGCCCGTGTCGCCAGCAACGGTCACGGCTGCACTGGTGTCCTGCTCGGACCGCAGTGGATCGTCACCGCCGAGGCCTGTGTGCCGGCCGGGACGGGAGCCCCGAGCACGCCTGTCTCGGTGACCGTCGGAGGGATCACGGCACAGGTCGCCACGCTTATCCCGCGCCCTGACCGCGACCTGGTGCTGGCCAAGCTCAGCACGCCCGTCACCACCGTCGCCCCGGTAGCGCTCGGCGGCACCGCACCGGCCGCCGGCGAGAGCCTGACAGTGGGTGGCTACGGCCGCACCAGCACCGTGTGGGTTCCGGACAAGGCCTCCACCACCACGTTCACGACCGGCGCCGTCACGGACACCACGCTGGCCCTGACCAACGCCGACGGGCACGACACCTGCATGGGCGACGCCGGCGGCCCCGCGTTGCGCACCACCTCCAGTGGCGTCGAGCTGGTCGGGATCAGCTCCCGGTCCTGGCAACACGGCTGCCTCGTCGTGAACGAGACCCGCGAGGGCAGCACCGAAGCGCGCACCGACGACCTCGTCGCCTGGATCCGCGCCCAAGCCCCCGAGCTGGCCATCCAGTGCCAGCCGACCGTGCCGATCTTCACGGTCAACAACGACCTGCTCCTCTACGGCCACCCCGACCCGGTCAACGGCGGACCGATGTCGCCCACCCAGTCCGTCATCGGCAGCGGCGGCTGGTCCGCTTACGTACGGCTGCTTGCCGGGCCCGACGGCCTGATCTACGGCATCCGCGCCAACGGCGACGTCTACCGCTACCAATGGACCGGCACCGGCTGGACCGCCGACTCCCGCACCGTCGTCGCCACCGGCTGGACCGGTTTCGACCTCGCCGCCAACCACAACCTCATCACCATCGACAGCCGCGGCGACATCTACCTGATCAACCCCGACGGCACCCTCGTGCGCGGCCGCTACGACAACGCCACCAAGACCTGGTCCACCGAAACCCTCGACACCGGCTGGAACGGCTACAACCTGCTCGTCGGCGCAGGTGACGGCGTGCTCTACGCCCGCACCACCGCCGGCGCGCTCTACCGCTACGTCTGGGACGACGCCACCCACCAGTGGTCCCAGTCCAAGCACCTCGTCGGCACCGGCGGCTGGAACGCCTTCACCCGCGTCTCCTCGGCCGGCGCCGACGTGCTCTACACCGTCACCACCACCGGCGAACTGCGCTGGTACCGCTACCTCCCCTACAGCGACACCTGGGCCCCCGGACCCACCATCATCGGCAACGGCGGCTGGCAGAAATTCACCGACGTCGAAGCCCAGCGCAACGCCTGCGTCCTCCCTCATTAGTCACGCTGATCCGGTTCGCCGGTGAGGGGCCCGCACACCAGGGCCCCTCACCGGCATTCCCCGTCCCGACCCCCGCACCCTCCCGGGCCG
This genomic interval carries:
- a CDS encoding tachylectin-related carbohydrate-binding protein, whose amino-acid sequence is MPDKTYDFIARVASNGHGCTGVLLGPQWIVTAEACVPAGTGAPSTPVSVTVGGITAQVATLIPRPDRDLVLAKLSTPVTTVAPVALGGTAPAAGESLTVGGYGRTSTVWVPDKASTTTFTTGAVTDTTLALTNADGHDTCMGDAGGPALRTTSSGVELVGISSRSWQHGCLVVNETREGSTEARTDDLVAWIRAQAPELAIQCQPTVPIFTVNNDLLLYGHPDPVNGGPMSPTQSVIGSGGWSAYVRLLAGPDGLIYGIRANGDVYRYQWTGTGWTADSRTVVATGWTGFDLAANHNLITIDSRGDIYLINPDGTLVRGRYDNATKTWSTETLDTGWNGYNLLVGAGDGVLYARTTAGALYRYVWDDATHQWSQSKHLVGTGGWNAFTRVSSAGADVLYTVTTTGELRWYRYLPYSDTWAPGPTIIGNGGWQKFTDVEAQRNACVLPH